From the Campylobacter volucris genome, the window TTTAATTCATGATGAAAGAAATGAACTTAAAGTGGGAAATACTATCATTGCAGTTGAGTGTAGACCACTTTCTAAAAGAAAATCATTTCGCTTAAAAACTATAGTATCAGCAGGAGTTGAGTAATGATTCAAAGTTTTACTAGGCTTGCAGTTGCTGATAATAGCGGTGCAAAAGAATTAATGTGTATTAAGGTTTTAGGTGGTAGCAAAAGAAGATATGCTACTGTAGGTGATGTGATAGTAGCATCTGTTAAAAAAGCTTTGCCAAATGGTAAAGTAAAAAAAGGTCAAGTTGTTAAGGCTGTTATTGTTAGAACCAAAAAAGAAATTCATAGAGACAATGGCTTTTTGATTCGTTTTGATGAAAATGCAGCAGTAATTCTTGATGCTAAAAGAGAGCCAATCGGAACTCGTATTTTTGGGCCAGTAGGTCGTGAAGTTAGATATGGTGGCTTTATGAAAATTGTTTCACTAGCACCGGAGGTGTTGTAATGAAATTAAAAATCAAAAAAAATGATATGGTAAAAGTTATCGCAGGTGATGACAAAGGTAAAACAGGCAAAGTTTTAGCAGTTTTCCCTAAAACAAACAAAGTTATAGTTGAAGGATGTAAAATTGCTAAAAAAGCTGTAAAACCAAGTGATAAAAATCCAAATGGTGGCTTTGTAAATAAAGAAATGCCAATGGATATTTCAAATGTAGCAAAAGCAGGAGAATAAAATGATGAGATTAAAAGAAAAATATACTCAAAATATCAAACCTGCTTTAGTTAAAGAATTTGATATCAAAAACCCTATGCTTATACCTTTTGTAGAAAAAGTTGTTATAAGTGTTGGTGCTGGAGAATTAGCAAAAGATCAAAAAGTATTGCAAAATGTTGCTGATACTATTTCTTTGATTGCTGGACAAAAAGCAGTTATTACAAAAGCTAAAAAATCAGTTGCTGGTTTTAAAGTTAGAGAAGGTTTTCCAGTTGGTGTTATGGTAACTTTAAGAAAAGATAATATGTATGCTTTTTTAGACAAGCTAATTACTATTGCACTTCCTCGTGTAAAAGATTTTAGAGGTCTTCCAAGAGATGGTTTTGATGGAAGAGGAAATTATAACTTTGGTTTAGACGAGCAGTTGATGTTCCCAGAAGTTGAATATGATAAAATTTTAAGAACTCATGGTATGAACATTTCTATCGTTACAACAGCAAAATCAGATAAAGAGGCACAAAAATTATTAGAATTATTTGGCGTGCCATTTGCAAAAGGAAAGTAATATGGCTAAAAAATCAATGATTGCAAAAGCTGCCCGCAAACCTAAATTTAGCGTTAGAGGGTATACTAGATGCCAAATTTGTGGAAGACCACATTCAGTTTATAGAGATTTTGGAATTTGCAGGGTTTGCTTAAGAAAAATGGCAAATGAAGGTTTGATTCCTGGTCTTAAAAAAGCAAGTTGGTAAGAGGAAGAACCATGATAAATGATTTAATTTCAGATTCACTTACAAGAATTAGAAATGCTGGGATGAGAAGATTAGAAACTACTCAACTTTTGCATTCTAAGGTTATTGAAGCTTTGCTTGGAATTTTTCAAGCTAAAGGTTATATTGAAAGTTTCAATGTTATAGAAGAAGATAAAAAGAAATTCATCAATGTAGTTTTAAAATACGATGAAAAAGGTAAAAGTGTTATCAATGAAGTAAAACGCATTTCAAAACCTGGCCGTCGTGTTTATAAAGGTAAAGATGAAATCAAAAGATTTAAAAATGGTTATGGTACTATAGTAGTAAGCACATCTAAAGGTGTTTTGGCTAACGACGAAGCTTATAAAGCAGGAGTTGGCGGCGAAGTTTTATGTACTATTTGGTAAGAGTTTCTACTTTTTATGGTATTCGATATCCATTCTTATAAAGTAGTCATATCGTAGACAAATAAAAAGGAAAAATATGTCACGTATAGGTAAACAACCAGTTGCTATTCCAAATGGAGTAGAAGTAAAATTAGAAGGTAACTTGCTAAAATTCAAAAAAGGAAATTTAGCAAAAGAGCTTGATACAAAAGCAAATGTAAATGTTGAGATCAAAGAAGGTCAAATTCTTTTTTCTCCTAAAGGTGAAGATAGACAAAGCAGAGCTTATTGGGGAACATATAGAGCTTTAACTCAAAATATAATTATAGGTTTAACTGATGGCTTTAGCAAAACTTTAGAAATCAATGGTGTTGGTTATAAAGCTGCATTAAAAGGTAAAGTTTTAGAACTTGCATTAGGGTTTTCTCATCCTATTAACTATGATATACCAGAAGGTATAGAAATTACTGTGGATAAAAATAATATCATTGTTAAAGGTAGTGATAAACAAGTTGTAGGTCAAGTTGCTGCTCAAATTCGTGAATTTAGACCACCTGAGCCTTACAAAGGAAAAGGTGTTAAGTATTCTACTGAGCGTATTATCCGCAAAGCTGGTAAAACATCTAAGAAGTAAGGATAGAATATGAGAGCAAATGTATTAAAAAGAAAAATATCTTTAAGAATTAAAAGAAAAAAAAGAATTAGAGCAAAAATTTCAGGGACACAAACTCTTCCAAGAATTTCTGTGTTTAAGTCAAATAGAACTTTATACATCCAAGCTATTGATGATGCTAAAGCAGTGACTTTAGCGGCTGTTGATGGTAGAAAAATTGGTGTAAAAGCAAATAAAGAAGGTGCTAAAAAAATAGCAGCTGAATTTGCGCAAGTTTTAAAAACTAAAAATATCACAGAAGCGGTATTTGATAGAAATGGTTATTTGTATCATGGTGTTATTGCAGCTTTAGCGCAAGCACTCAGAGAAAACGGAATCAAACTATAACCCAAAAGGAAGGTCGATGGAAAAATATAATAGAGAAGAATTTGAAGAAGTAATCGTCGATATCGGCAGGGTTACTAAGGTTGTAAAAGGTGGTAGAAGATTTAGATTTACCGCTTTGGTGATTGTTGGAAACAGAAAAGGTTTAGTCGGTGTAGGATATGGAAAAGCTAAAGAAGTTCCAGATGCTATAAGAAAAGCAGTTGATGATGCTTTTAAAAATATCGTTGAAGTTAAAACTAAAGGTTCTACTATTCCTCATGATGTAGAGGTAAAATATAATGCAAGTAGAATTTTACTTAAACCAGCAAGCGAAGGTACAGGAGTAATCGCAGGTGGTTCAACTCGTCCTATAGTAGAGCTTGCAGGTATTAAAGACATTTTAACTAAGTCTTTAGGTTCAAATAACTCAGCAAATGTTGTGCGTGCTACTATTAAAGCACTTACAATGCTTAAAGGATAATGTATGAATTTAACAAAAGCACCAGGTTCAACACATAAAACTAAAAGAATAGGTCGTGGTCAAGGTAGTGGTATGGGAAAAACTTCTACCAAAGGTGGAAAAGGACAAACTGCTAGAAAAGGTTACAATGAAAAAAGAGGTTTTGAAGGTGGTCAACAACCTCTTCAAAGAAGATTACCAAAAGTTGGTTTCACTTCTAAATTTGAAAAACCTTATGTGATTAATGTTGAAAAAATTACAGCTATAAAAGAACTTAGCGAGATTACTTTTGAAACAATTAATAGCATCCATAAGCTTTCAAAAAATATCAATAAAATTAAGCTTATTGGTGCAAGTGCAAAAGATCTTGCAGGTAAAATAAAAGACGAGAAGATCACTTTTAGCGGACAAAAATAATGAATAAAACATTGACAAATAAAATTCTCATCACATTAGCTTTTTTATTTGCTTATAGAATTTTAGCTTATGTGCCAGTTCCGGGGGTTAATGTCAGTGTTATCAAGGAATTTTTTGATTCTAATGCTTCTAATGCATTAGGCTTGTTTAATATGTTTAGTGGAGGTGCTGCTGAAAGACTTAGCATCATCTCTTTAGGCATTATGCCATACATTACTGCTTCGATCATTATGGAGCTTTTAGCTGCAACTTTCCCTAATATAGGAAAAATGAAAAAAGAACGAGATGGTATGCAAAAATATATGCAAATCATCCGTTATGCTACTATAGTCATTACCTTAGTGCAAAGTATAGGTGTATCTATAGGTTTACAAAGTCTCCATGGAAAAGCTGGACAATCTGCTATTATGATTGAT encodes:
- the rpsE gene encoding 30S ribosomal protein S5; protein product: MEKYNREEFEEVIVDIGRVTKVVKGGRRFRFTALVIVGNRKGLVGVGYGKAKEVPDAIRKAVDDAFKNIVEVKTKGSTIPHDVEVKYNASRILLKPASEGTGVIAGGSTRPIVELAGIKDILTKSLGSNNSANVVRATIKALTMLKG
- the rplR gene encoding 50S ribosomal protein L18, with the protein product MRANVLKRKISLRIKRKKRIRAKISGTQTLPRISVFKSNRTLYIQAIDDAKAVTLAAVDGRKIGVKANKEGAKKIAAEFAQVLKTKNITEAVFDRNGYLYHGVIAALAQALRENGIKL
- the rplN gene encoding 50S ribosomal protein L14 gives rise to the protein MIQSFTRLAVADNSGAKELMCIKVLGGSKRRYATVGDVIVASVKKALPNGKVKKGQVVKAVIVRTKKEIHRDNGFLIRFDENAAVILDAKREPIGTRIFGPVGREVRYGGFMKIVSLAPEVL
- a CDS encoding type Z 30S ribosomal protein S14, encoding MAKKSMIAKAARKPKFSVRGYTRCQICGRPHSVYRDFGICRVCLRKMANEGLIPGLKKASW
- the rplO gene encoding 50S ribosomal protein L15; translated protein: MNLTKAPGSTHKTKRIGRGQGSGMGKTSTKGGKGQTARKGYNEKRGFEGGQQPLQRRLPKVGFTSKFEKPYVINVEKITAIKELSEITFETINSIHKLSKNINKIKLIGASAKDLAGKIKDEKITFSGQK
- the rpsH gene encoding 30S ribosomal protein S8; protein product: MINDLISDSLTRIRNAGMRRLETTQLLHSKVIEALLGIFQAKGYIESFNVIEEDKKKFINVVLKYDEKGKSVINEVKRISKPGRRVYKGKDEIKRFKNGYGTIVVSTSKGVLANDEAYKAGVGGEVLCTIW
- the rplF gene encoding 50S ribosomal protein L6; its protein translation is MSRIGKQPVAIPNGVEVKLEGNLLKFKKGNLAKELDTKANVNVEIKEGQILFSPKGEDRQSRAYWGTYRALTQNIIIGLTDGFSKTLEINGVGYKAALKGKVLELALGFSHPINYDIPEGIEITVDKNNIIVKGSDKQVVGQVAAQIREFRPPEPYKGKGVKYSTERIIRKAGKTSKK
- the rplE gene encoding 50S ribosomal protein L5, whose protein sequence is MMRLKEKYTQNIKPALVKEFDIKNPMLIPFVEKVVISVGAGELAKDQKVLQNVADTISLIAGQKAVITKAKKSVAGFKVREGFPVGVMVTLRKDNMYAFLDKLITIALPRVKDFRGLPRDGFDGRGNYNFGLDEQLMFPEVEYDKILRTHGMNISIVTTAKSDKEAQKLLELFGVPFAKGK
- the rplX gene encoding 50S ribosomal protein L24, whose protein sequence is MKLKIKKNDMVKVIAGDDKGKTGKVLAVFPKTNKVIVEGCKIAKKAVKPSDKNPNGGFVNKEMPMDISNVAKAGE